One Paramisgurnus dabryanus chromosome 9, PD_genome_1.1, whole genome shotgun sequence DNA segment encodes these proteins:
- the fzd9b gene encoding frizzled-9b has translation MGPFIILLSLWCQLVIAAYSLEMSSYDLERGRPAKCEPITIPMCLGIGYNLTRMPNFMGHDSQKEAERKLNEFSSLVEYGCDVHLRFFLCSLYAPMCADQVSTSIHACRPMCEQARKKCSPIMEKFNYAWPDSLNCSKLPTKNDPNALCMEAPENDTKTETKKGEGMLPVPHRPRQQGTVNGRTGGGVGVCENPEKFQYVEKSETCAPRCSSAVDVFWSRQDKDFAFIWMAVWSTLCFISTAFTVLTFLLDPHRFQYPERPIIFLSMCYNVYSVAFIIRSVAGAENIACDRENGELYIIQEGLESTGCTIVFLILYYFGMASSIWWVILTITWFLAAGKKWGHEAIESHSSYFHMAAWGIPALKTIVILTMRKVAGDELTGLCYVGSMDVGALTGFVLVPLSCYLVIGTSFILTGFVALFHIRKVMKIEGTNTEKLEKLMVKIGIYSILYTVPATCVIICYFYERLNMDYWKFRGLQSKCTTFPGRRNEDCSLESSVPTVAVFMLKIFMSLVVGITSGVWVWSSKTLQTWQGLCSRKLTDRTCRKHCSGSCSTSHCHYKAPAVILHMSKTDPYSDSPTHV, from the coding sequence ATGGGACCTTTTATAATTTTGCTTTCTCTATGGTGTCAGCTGGTTATAGCTGCCTACAGCCTTGAAATGAGCTCTTATGACCTGGAGAGAGGGAGACCAGCTAAATGTGAGCCTATTACCATCCCCATGTGTCTAGGCATTGGGTACAACCTCACGCGGATGCCCAACTTTATGGGCCATGATAGTCAGAAGGAGGCTGAGAGAAAACTCAATGAATTCTCCTCGCTGGTGGAGTACGGCTGTGATGTGCACTTGAGATTTTTCCTCTGCTCCCTTTATGCCCCCATGTGTGCGGACCAAGTGTCCACGTCCATTCATGCCTGTCGTCCGATGTGCGAACAGGCACGTAAGAAGTGCTCGCCCATAATGGAGAAGTTTAATTACGCCTGGCCGGATTCGTTGAACTGTTCGAAGCTGCCCACCAAAAACGACCCCAACGCCCTGTGCATGGAAGCGCCGGAAAACGATACCAAAACCGAGACCAAGAAAGGAGAAGGTATGTTGCCCGTGCCACACAGACCCAGGCAGCAAGGCACTGTGAACGGACGCACTGGGGGCGGCGTAGGAGTTTGTGAGAACCCGGAAAAGTTCCAGTACGTGGAAAAAAGTGAGACGTGTGCCCCACGCTGCTCGTCTGCTGTGGACGTGTTCTGGTCCAGACAGGATAAGGACTTTGCATTCATCTGGATGGCGGTGTGGTCGACTTTGTGCTTCATATCCACAGCTTTCACAGTCCTCACCTTCCTTCTTGACCCTCATCGCTTTCAGTACCCAGAGCGGCCCATCATCTTCCTCTCCATGTGCTATAATGTCTACTCGGTCGCCTTTATCATTCGGTCCGTCGCCGGGGCGGAGAACATTGCGTGTGACCGTGAGAATGGGGAATTGTACATCATCCAAGAAGGCCTGGAGAGTACAGGTTGTACCATAGTCTTCCTCATACTCTATTATTTTGGCATGGCAAGCTCTATCTGGTGGGTTATCCTCACCATCACCTGGTTTCTGGCCGCTGGTAAGAAATGGGGTCATGAGGCTATCGAATCGCACAGCAGTTACTTCCACATGGCTGCGTGGGGCATACCCGCACTGAAGACCATCGTCATCCTCACTATGCGGAAAGTCGCAGGCGATGAGCTCACCGGACTTTGCTACGTGGGCAGCATGGATGTGGGCGCACTAACAGGCTTCGTCCTCGTCCCGCTCTCCTGCTACCTCGTCATCGGAACGTCTTTCATCCTGACCGGCTTCGTGGCGCTCTTCCACATCAGAAAGGTGATGAAGATCGAAGGCACCAACACGGAAAAGCTGGAAAAGTTGATGGTGAAAATCGGCATCTACTCTATCCTCTACACGGTCCCTGCCACCTGCGTCATCATATGCTACTTCTACGAGCGACTCAATATGGACTACTGGAAATTCAGAGGATTGCAGAGCAAGTGCACCACATTCCCAGGCCGCAGGAACGAGGACTGCTCCCTGGAGTCTTCGGTACCCACGGTGGCCGTGTTCATGCTGAAGATCTTCATGTCACTGGTGGTGGGCATCACCAGCGGTGTGTGGGTCTGGAGCTCCAAGACATTGCAGACTTGGCAGGGACTGTGCAGCAGAAAGTTGACAGACAGGACTTGCAGGAAACATTGCAGTGGGAGTTGCAGCACCAGTCACTGTCACTACAAAGCGCCTGCCGTCATACTGCACATGTCTAAGACTGATCCCTACTCGGATAGTCCCACGCATGTATGA